TCGTCAGTCATTCCGTTCAGAATTGAGTAGTCCGGTGGAGGGTCTCCTCCGCGAGCGATCACGGCCAATTGGCACCGTTTCAGGATCTGCTTGGGTTCTCGCCAGCGATCAAACGAGGCCAATGAATCGGCTCCGATGATCAGATACAGCGGGCGGTCTGGAAACTGTTCCTGCAAATGTTCCAGGGTCAGCAGGGTGTAGCTGACGCTGTCTTGCCGGAGTTCCCAGTCGTCGATGACGTGCCCGGATTGTCCGCTGAGTGCCAACCGCAGCATTTGCAGACGGTGCTCGTTGCTGGCCACCGGGCCGTGGGGTTTGAGCGGGCTGGTCGCCGCCGGGATCCAACGCACATGGTCAATTGGCAATTGTTCGAGCGCCGATTCGGCCATCCAGAGGTGCCCGACATGAACCGGGTCGAAGGACCCACCCAGGATGCCGATCCCGTGATTCGATGGTGGGGTGGTTTCAGATGCTGACACGGAACGACCTTCAATGGTTTCTGACTTGAATCGACGCAAGCATAACTTCGCTCAACGGAAGCGGGCAGGTTGTCTCACGCGCAGAGACGTCAGCGAGGCCTCGGACTTGGCGATGGTGCTAGCCACGCCAAGTGCCGATTGTCCACGCCGGCCCCGTCCGGGGCGACATCGTGATCTTCATCAATGGTCTCGGGGCTTCCACCCCGAGCTAGCAACGCGGACTACTCCGGAGCCGTTCATGCACGTTCGGCCCCGGACGG
Above is a genomic segment from Rhodopirellula bahusiensis containing:
- the nadD gene encoding nicotinate (nicotinamide) nucleotide adenylyltransferase, which codes for MRRFKSETIEGRSVSASETTPPSNHGIGILGGSFDPVHVGHLWMAESALEQLPIDHVRWIPAATSPLKPHGPVASNEHRLQMLRLALSGQSGHVIDDWELRQDSVSYTLLTLEHLQEQFPDRPLYLIIGADSLASFDRWREPKQILKRCQLAVIARGGDPPPDYSILNGMTDESQFQRIRESQIRMPQIEISSSDLRQRVASGRSIRFQVPHPVRTLIAQEKLYQAE